In Desulfuribacillus alkaliarsenatis, the following proteins share a genomic window:
- the fliQ gene encoding flagellar biosynthesis protein FliQ codes for MTPDFIIRLGQDAVIVVLKVAGPMITVGLAVGLTIAIFQATTQIQEQTLTFVPKIFGILVAMVVFSSFMLNTLLDFSLEIFENLHLFIS; via the coding sequence ATGACTCCAGATTTTATTATTAGGTTAGGGCAAGATGCAGTAATTGTTGTATTAAAGGTAGCTGGGCCGATGATTACTGTTGGTCTTGCTGTTGGTTTAACCATTGCTATTTTTCAAGCTACAACACAAATTCAAGAGCAAACACTTACGTTTGTTCCTAAAATATTCGGAATTTTAGTAGCAATGGTTGTGTTTTCATCATTTATGCTAAATACGTTATTAGATTTTTCTTTGGAAATCTTTGAAAATTTACATTTATTTATTAGTTAG
- a CDS encoding flagellar hook capping FlgD N-terminal domain-containing protein translates to MGNTINIDRQSFSNTQQREIRQELGKDDFLKILVTQLQHQDPMQPLEDREFIAQMAQFSSLEQMTKIAELQKQSNSMQQFQAFQLVGKGLEGISDNQVINGVVSEVRMKNGIAVLRVNGRDISLEDIVRVYEVKPDSPVEEPKETEQPEVPGEEADNNIPDNTEETAEGVEAGTDDNNKTDEL, encoded by the coding sequence ATGGGTAACACAATCAATATTGATAGACAGTCCTTTTCAAATACTCAACAACGTGAAATAAGACAAGAGTTAGGCAAGGACGATTTTCTGAAAATTCTTGTTACACAATTACAGCATCAAGATCCAATGCAACCGCTTGAAGATCGCGAATTTATTGCACAAATGGCTCAATTTAGCTCATTGGAGCAAATGACCAAGATTGCAGAATTGCAAAAGCAAAGCAACTCGATGCAGCAATTTCAAGCATTTCAGCTAGTTGGCAAAGGATTAGAGGGTATTTCTGATAATCAAGTTATTAATGGAGTTGTGTCTGAAGTTCGCATGAAGAATGGTATAGCTGTTTTAAGGGTTAACGGAAGAGACATTTCACTTGAAGATATTGTACGTGTATATGAAGTGAAGCCTGATTCACCAGTTGAAGAACCTAAAGAAACAGAGCAGCCAGAAGTACCAGGAGAAGAAGCTGATAATAATATTCCTGATAATACTGAGGAAACAGCAGAGGGTGTGGAAGCAGGCACTGATGACAATAATAAAACAGACGAATTATAG
- a CDS encoding response regulator, whose amino-acid sequence MSAKIMIVDDAAFMRMMIKDILTKNGFTVVAEAADGAQAVEKYKEHNPDLVTMDITMPEMDGIAALKEIKKMDPSAKVIMCSAMGQQAMVIDAIQAGAKDFIVKPFQADRVLEAIGKTLS is encoded by the coding sequence ATGTCAGCCAAAATAATGATAGTTGATGATGCTGCATTTATGAGAATGATGATTAAAGATATATTAACTAAAAATGGTTTTACAGTTGTAGCTGAAGCCGCTGACGGTGCACAAGCTGTTGAGAAGTATAAAGAACACAACCCTGATTTAGTAACTATGGATATAACAATGCCAGAAATGGATGGTATAGCAGCACTTAAAGAGATTAAAAAAATGGATCCATCGGCAAAGGTTATTATGTGTTCAGCCATGGGTCAACAAGCTATGGTTATTGATGCTATCCAAGCGGGCGCTAAAGATTTTATTGTTAAACCTTTTCAGGCGGACCGTGTTTTAGAAGCTATCGGTAAAACCTTAAGTTAA
- the fliP gene encoding flagellar type III secretion system pore protein FliP (The bacterial flagellar biogenesis protein FliP forms a type III secretion system (T3SS)-type pore required for flagellar assembly.) translates to MKKIIIVTLLVSMLLMPGVSYAQPLPGIPGINLELGATDNPEDVSVTLQLILLLTILSIAPAILVLMTSFTRVVVVLSFTRNALATNQMPPNQVIIGLALFITFFIMTPVFTEVNEVALQPYLAGELEQTEALEQAALPFKVFMAKHTRQKDLALFLNYADIPPPESIEDIPLQALVPAFAISELKTAFQIGFMIFIPFLVLDMIVASTLMSMGMMMLPPVMISLPFKVLLFILVDGWYLVVRSLLISFY, encoded by the coding sequence ATGAAAAAAATTATAATAGTTACTTTACTAGTTTCTATGCTGCTTATGCCAGGTGTGTCATATGCACAACCGTTACCTGGTATTCCTGGAATTAATTTAGAGCTAGGAGCGACTGATAATCCAGAGGATGTTTCAGTTACTTTGCAATTGATACTTTTACTGACTATTCTATCAATTGCTCCTGCAATTTTAGTATTAATGACTAGTTTTACTAGAGTTGTGGTTGTACTTTCATTTACTAGAAATGCGTTAGCTACTAATCAAATGCCCCCAAACCAAGTTATAATAGGACTAGCTTTATTTATTACATTTTTTATTATGACACCAGTTTTTACTGAAGTTAATGAAGTAGCGTTACAGCCTTATTTAGCTGGAGAGTTAGAACAAACAGAGGCTTTAGAACAAGCTGCACTACCTTTTAAAGTATTTATGGCCAAGCATACTAGACAAAAGGATTTAGCTTTATTCTTAAACTATGCAGACATTCCTCCACCGGAGTCAATAGAGGATATACCGTTGCAGGCATTAGTACCAGCATTTGCAATTAGTGAATTAAAAACAGCTTTCCAAATAGGTTTTATGATTTTCATACCGTTTTTAGTTTTGGATATGATTGTGGCAAGTACGCTAATGTCGATGGGTATGATGATGCTACCGCCAGTTATGATTTCCTTACCTTTTAAGGTATTACTGTTTATATTAGTAGATGGTTGGTATCTTGTTGTCCGGTCGCTGTTAATTAGCTTCTATTAA
- the flgG gene encoding flagellar basal body rod protein FlgG codes for MLRSLYSGVSGMQGFQTKLDVIGNNIANVNTVGFKASRVMFQDVLSQRIAGATIPEDGERGGRNPVQVGLGVGVAAIDTLHTEGSPQTTGVGTDLYINGDGYFAVQDGADGEILLTRAGNFTLDALGFLVTADGYFVLDEGGEPIQLEDEVESFSIGANGLITTIDGEGEQGEAGIIGLVTVRNPMGLEKVGGTKFRITGNADEEIEPQIGAPGEERRGFLVAGRLEMSNVELTSEFTEMIITQRGFQANSRIITTSDEILQEVVNLKR; via the coding sequence ATGTTAAGATCACTTTATTCGGGTGTATCGGGAATGCAAGGTTTTCAAACGAAATTAGATGTAATTGGTAATAATATAGCAAACGTTAATACTGTAGGATTTAAAGCAAGCAGAGTAATGTTTCAAGATGTTCTTAGTCAAAGAATCGCTGGAGCAACAATTCCAGAGGACGGCGAAAGAGGTGGGCGTAACCCTGTTCAAGTTGGACTTGGTGTAGGTGTTGCAGCAATCGATACCCTTCATACAGAGGGTAGCCCACAAACAACTGGTGTAGGAACAGATTTATATATAAACGGTGACGGATATTTCGCTGTGCAGGATGGCGCTGATGGTGAAATCCTATTAACGCGTGCTGGGAACTTCACTTTAGATGCTCTAGGATTTTTAGTTACCGCTGACGGATACTTTGTTCTTGATGAAGGTGGCGAGCCTATACAGTTAGAAGACGAAGTTGAATCATTTAGCATAGGCGCTAATGGATTGATAACGACCATTGATGGTGAAGGTGAACAAGGTGAAGCAGGTATCATTGGCCTTGTTACTGTTAGAAATCCTATGGGCTTAGAAAAAGTAGGTGGTACTAAGTTTAGAATTACAGGAAATGCTGATGAAGAAATTGAGCCTCAAATCGGAGCACCAGGTGAAGAACGCAGGGGCTTCTTAGTAGCAGGCCGCCTCGAGATGTCAAATGTTGAGCTTACAAGCGAATTCACTGAAATGATTATTACTCAAAGAGGATTCCAGGCAAACTCTAGAATTATTACTACATCTGATGAAATACTTCAGGAAGTAGTTAATCTGAAACGATAA
- a CDS encoding flagellar biosynthetic protein FliO yields the protein MSNKVNTPVIILLLAIIIAVFIPASVNATGNVFDYFNQGTEQDENLADEVGTTTTNNTWLFISALIKLVVATTVIILIIYFGAKIITEKRRRFQSSQNMQTIGVHALGQNKTLQVVRIGKKIYLLGVGDNINLIKELSPEDSIKLYEQIEEQTQEASEDNNSFANQFDSVFKNKLSEFRKRNDVSPQYRNENEREYL from the coding sequence GTGAGCAATAAAGTAAATACACCTGTCATAATACTGCTATTAGCTATAATTATTGCTGTATTTATTCCTGCCTCCGTAAATGCTACAGGCAATGTATTTGATTATTTCAATCAAGGTACTGAGCAAGATGAAAATTTGGCTGATGAAGTTGGAACTACGACCACTAATAATACTTGGTTATTTATTAGTGCTTTAATTAAACTAGTAGTAGCCACAACAGTTATAATTCTAATCATATATTTTGGAGCAAAAATTATTACTGAGAAGAGACGACGTTTTCAGAGCAGCCAAAATATGCAAACCATAGGTGTACATGCATTAGGACAAAACAAAACACTACAGGTTGTTCGCATAGGTAAAAAAATCTATTTACTAGGCGTAGGGGATAACATTAATTTAATTAAAGAGTTGTCACCTGAAGATTCAATTAAATTATATGAACAAATTGAAGAACAAACACAAGAGGCTAGTGAAGACAATAACAGTTTTGCTAACCAATTTGATAGTGTTTTCAAAAATAAACTTTCTGAGTTTAGAAAACGCAATGATGTCTCCCCGCAATATCGTAATGAAAACGAGAGGGAGTATCTATGA
- the fliM gene encoding flagellar motor switch protein FliM: MSEVLSQSEIDALLTAISSGELDAEEMRKDEVQKKVKTYDFKRAYRFSKDQTRSLTRIHENFARLLTSYFSAQFRTLVQIAVASVDQLPYDEFIRSIPKMTILNVFEAYPLEGRLVMEVNPNVAYAMLDRLMGGQGVSAEKFRSLTEIETIVMEKIFNKALENFAEAWKTVVDLEPELDVLETNPQFMQIVSPNETVAVISFSTKIGDATGMINLCLPHVVLEPIMPKLTASHWLASQKKARSEQEIQQIQERVKKATVTVKAELGSTPLTIGEFLNLAVGDIIQLDSLYEEPVKIRVGNLLKFKGQPGVSKKRIALQVSEVLEEGVEENG, encoded by the coding sequence ATGAGTGAGGTTCTCTCTCAAAGTGAAATTGACGCCCTTCTTACCGCTATATCTTCTGGAGAATTAGATGCAGAGGAAATGCGTAAGGATGAAGTGCAGAAAAAAGTAAAAACCTATGATTTTAAAAGAGCATATAGATTTTCTAAGGATCAGACACGGAGTTTAACTCGTATTCATGAAAATTTCGCTAGGCTTTTAACGAGTTATTTCTCTGCACAATTTAGAACTTTAGTTCAGATTGCAGTAGCTTCCGTTGACCAGTTGCCATATGACGAATTCATTAGGTCAATTCCTAAGATGACAATCTTAAATGTATTCGAAGCATATCCATTAGAAGGAAGATTGGTAATGGAGGTTAACCCCAATGTAGCGTATGCCATGCTAGATAGATTAATGGGCGGTCAAGGGGTTAGCGCTGAAAAATTTAGGAGTCTTACCGAGATTGAAACAATTGTAATGGAGAAAATTTTTAATAAAGCATTAGAGAATTTTGCTGAAGCTTGGAAAACTGTAGTAGATTTAGAACCTGAATTAGATGTATTAGAAACAAATCCACAGTTTATGCAAATAGTTTCTCCTAATGAGACAGTAGCTGTAATCTCCTTTAGCACTAAAATTGGTGATGCGACTGGTATGATAAATTTATGCTTGCCGCATGTTGTGTTAGAACCGATAATGCCAAAGCTAACTGCAAGTCATTGGCTTGCATCCCAGAAAAAGGCTAGATCGGAACAAGAGATTCAACAAATTCAAGAACGAGTTAAGAAGGCAACAGTAACAGTAAAAGCAGAGCTTGGTTCAACACCGCTTACAATAGGAGAGTTTTTAAATTTAGCTGTAGGCGATATTATTCAATTAGACTCACTATATGAAGAACCAGTGAAAATACGAGTGGGGAATTTGTTGAAGTTTAAAGGTCAGCCTGGTGTATCGAAAAAACGTATAGCTTTACAAGTTTCGGAAGTTTTAGAAGAAGGAGTTGAAGAAAATGGGTAG
- a CDS encoding flagellar export protein FliJ yields the protein MKPFHFQYQKILDIKHKDVDTAKKIFSSSAKELEDAKAVYEEYKIEELALQRELAEVQSTSTFTLCNGYQYYLKLKKQREEQLRRVRELEKVLIIKHRELMQAYKEEKKWDKLSEIKKEAYVFEQSKLDQENLDEISLRQYGMKK from the coding sequence ATGAAACCTTTTCATTTTCAATATCAGAAAATACTAGATATCAAGCATAAGGACGTTGATACTGCAAAAAAAATATTTAGCAGTTCGGCTAAAGAATTAGAAGATGCTAAAGCGGTATATGAGGAATACAAAATCGAAGAATTAGCGCTACAAAGGGAATTAGCTGAAGTACAATCTACTTCAACGTTTACTTTATGTAATGGATATCAGTACTACTTGAAGCTGAAAAAACAGCGAGAAGAACAATTGCGAAGAGTAAGGGAATTAGAAAAAGTTCTAATAATCAAACATAGGGAGCTTATGCAAGCATATAAAGAAGAGAAGAAATGGGATAAGCTATCTGAGATTAAAAAAGAAGCCTATGTTTTTGAACAATCTAAATTAGATCAAGAGAATTTAGATGAGATTAGCTTACGACAATATGGTATGAAAAAATAA
- the fliY gene encoding flagellar motor switch phosphatase FliY, with amino-acid sequence MGRDMLSQEEIDALLKAGGSDEDDDESTYEALDTDSSKNTNVSIDINDYLSPFEQDALGEIGNISFGSAATALSTLLGQKVDITTPTVSVIEVEKVNNEFPMPHVAVNVGYTSGFEGSNLLVIKSSDARIIADLMMGGDGRPDQEQELSELHTSAVSEAMNQMMGSAATAMSTIFNDFVNISPPETKVLDFDDTDSMEMLPDEDVLIKISFRLIVGDLIDSYIMQLVPVNFAKDMVNRLTGGMSEESQAPEQPAAAATTQQAPPHAVEEKVAASPNQGNQQHQEQHMPQYPNQGYPAYQEQPQQQQQQGAPYNYGPPPGYPPQGYGQPQYMYPPPPPSPQKPEYYGGLHQPNVQPAEFSSFDQSKSSYAGEGNLNLLLDVPLQVTVELGRTRRQIKDILELSQGSIIELDRLAGEPVDILVNNKLIAKGEVVVIDENFGVRVTDIISQIERVQKLQ; translated from the coding sequence ATGGGTAGAGATATGCTTTCTCAAGAAGAAATAGATGCTTTATTAAAAGCTGGAGGCTCTGATGAAGACGATGATGAAAGTACTTACGAAGCTCTAGATACGGATAGCTCTAAAAATACAAACGTCTCAATAGATATAAATGATTACTTATCACCATTTGAACAGGATGCATTAGGAGAAATAGGAAATATATCATTTGGTAGTGCGGCAACAGCTTTATCAACTTTATTAGGACAGAAAGTGGATATTACAACTCCAACGGTCTCAGTAATAGAAGTAGAAAAAGTTAACAATGAATTTCCGATGCCACATGTAGCTGTAAATGTTGGTTATACAAGCGGCTTTGAAGGCAGTAATTTATTAGTTATCAAGTCAAGTGATGCCCGTATTATCGCTGATTTGATGATGGGTGGAGATGGTCGTCCAGACCAAGAGCAAGAATTGAGTGAACTCCATACAAGCGCGGTATCTGAAGCTATGAATCAAATGATGGGTTCAGCAGCAACTGCAATGTCAACTATATTTAATGATTTTGTCAATATTTCTCCGCCAGAGACTAAGGTGTTGGATTTTGACGATACAGACTCTATGGAAATGCTACCAGATGAGGATGTACTAATTAAAATATCTTTTCGATTAATAGTTGGTGACTTAATAGATTCTTATATTATGCAGCTAGTTCCAGTTAACTTTGCAAAGGATATGGTAAACAGATTGACTGGTGGTATGTCTGAAGAGAGTCAAGCTCCTGAGCAACCAGCTGCGGCAGCTACTACACAGCAAGCACCTCCACATGCAGTGGAAGAGAAAGTAGCAGCTTCTCCTAATCAAGGGAATCAGCAGCACCAAGAGCAACATATGCCACAATATCCTAATCAAGGATATCCAGCATATCAAGAGCAACCACAGCAACAGCAACAACAAGGCGCACCATATAATTATGGTCCACCACCTGGGTATCCACCCCAAGGCTATGGACAGCCTCAATATATGTACCCGCCGCCTCCACCATCTCCACAAAAGCCAGAGTATTATGGAGGATTGCATCAACCAAATGTCCAGCCTGCTGAATTCTCAAGCTTTGATCAGAGTAAAAGCAGCTATGCAGGAGAGGGTAACCTTAATTTGTTACTAGACGTACCCCTACAAGTTACTGTAGAATTAGGTAGAACGCGTAGACAAATTAAGGACATATTAGAACTAAGCCAAGGATCTATTATAGAATTAGATCGCCTTGCTGGTGAACCAGTAGACATACTAGTTAATAATAAGCTTATTGCTAAAGGCGAAGTCGTTGTAATTGACGAGAACTTTGGAGTACGTGTAACAGATATAATAAGTCAGATTGAGCGTGTACAGAAACTCCAATAA
- a CDS encoding MotE family protein gives MADSSEKNYSKLEWLFYIIILPMLFTAILSGVFMSFLGYDIAGTIRNALSAVPVVGNYIPDDPDRQLTAEEQIEQLQVDINNLENDIDNQLTIINELNSSLETRDNTIAALEQQIAELNKQLEGKLLDQQAWEENLAELARMYTSMPPNRAAPIISNLPDLEAIQILNQMNSADRAKILEQMNPIQAATLTSLMTARPDSESEEVAVLLAKIEQLNNQLDQRHRREERAQELASLYSNVSEERAAEVIAQMNNAEAVEILRQMSDVKRSSILGIMPSNRAAVLTQLLLN, from the coding sequence ATGGCAGATTCTTCAGAGAAAAATTACAGTAAGCTTGAGTGGTTGTTCTATATTATAATTTTACCGATGTTATTTACTGCAATTTTATCTGGGGTGTTTATGTCGTTTTTGGGATATGACATAGCAGGAACAATACGTAATGCTCTTTCAGCCGTTCCTGTTGTTGGCAACTATATTCCTGATGATCCGGATCGGCAATTAACTGCTGAGGAGCAGATAGAACAATTGCAAGTGGATATTAATAATTTAGAAAATGACATAGATAACCAACTGACAATAATAAATGAACTAAATAGTTCATTAGAGACTAGGGACAACACAATTGCTGCCCTTGAGCAACAGATTGCTGAACTTAATAAGCAACTAGAGGGCAAGCTGTTAGATCAACAGGCCTGGGAGGAGAATTTAGCGGAGCTAGCGAGGATGTATACTAGCATGCCGCCCAATCGTGCCGCACCTATAATTTCAAATCTACCAGACTTAGAGGCTATACAGATATTAAACCAAATGAATAGTGCAGATAGAGCAAAAATTCTAGAACAGATGAACCCAATACAAGCAGCTACATTGACTTCTCTAATGACAGCTCGACCAGATTCTGAATCTGAAGAGGTAGCTGTATTGCTAGCAAAAATAGAGCAGTTAAATAACCAATTAGATCAAAGACACAGGCGAGAAGAACGCGCCCAGGAGCTTGCGAGTTTATACTCAAATGTGTCAGAGGAACGAGCTGCAGAAGTTATAGCTCAAATGAATAATGCTGAAGCAGTAGAGATATTAAGGCAAATGTCAGACGTTAAGCGAAGCTCAATCCTTGGAATTATGCCATCTAATAGGGCTGCGGTGCTTACCCAGCTACTATTAAACTAA
- a CDS encoding TIGR02530 family flagellar biosynthesis protein codes for MDNKIWFHQPIQPVKRPITSTPKTSTQQPTKNFNDVFQKTLETTNEPVKFSTHAMKRINERGINMTESDISKLDNAIKKAALKGSKDALVIMNQVAYVVSVNNKTVVTAMDEKSTKENVFTNIDSAIIL; via the coding sequence ATGGACAACAAAATTTGGTTTCATCAACCAATCCAGCCTGTAAAACGCCCAATAACAAGCACACCAAAAACAAGTACACAGCAACCAACTAAAAACTTTAATGATGTGTTCCAAAAAACACTAGAAACAACTAACGAACCTGTTAAATTTAGCACCCATGCGATGAAGCGTATCAATGAGCGTGGTATAAATATGACAGAATCAGATATTTCAAAACTTGACAATGCAATTAAAAAAGCTGCCTTAAAAGGTTCTAAGGATGCATTAGTAATAATGAATCAGGTGGCATATGTTGTCAGTGTTAATAACAAAACAGTAGTTACAGCAATGGATGAAAAATCAACAAAAGAAAACGTATTTACAAACATTGACAGTGCAATAATTTTGTAA
- a CDS encoding flagellar FlbD family protein gives MIEVSRLNGSTFYINPLHIEGFESIPDVVITLTNGKKLVVRENADEIITKLTEFYRNTGGLKVVIQYQAQQEIEK, from the coding sequence ATGATTGAAGTATCAAGACTAAATGGTAGTACTTTTTATATAAACCCATTACACATTGAAGGTTTCGAATCTATTCCAGATGTAGTAATAACCTTAACAAATGGGAAAAAGCTTGTTGTGCGAGAGAATGCTGATGAGATCATTACTAAACTGACTGAGTTTTATAGAAACACTGGTGGGCTAAAAGTGGTGATTCAATACCAAGCACAACAGGAAATTGAAAAGTAG
- a CDS encoding flagellar basal body-associated FliL family protein, which translates to MFQNKLLNISLIILIALSLLAIVSVLAYMLFYDGTLDDNDEPRPVSGSDVQELAIKTDKITTNLADGRMIILTLSLLAEDRRSRDELQQRMVQVNDLIITTLHSQTRKDFETTEGLESYKLLLLQRLNQIMERGTIIDVFYIEKVIQ; encoded by the coding sequence GTGTTTCAAAATAAGTTATTAAATATCTCATTAATTATATTAATAGCGCTTTCATTATTAGCAATAGTTAGTGTGTTAGCGTATATGTTGTTCTATGATGGAACGCTAGATGATAATGATGAGCCTAGGCCAGTATCGGGTTCTGACGTACAAGAGCTAGCAATTAAAACTGATAAAATAACAACAAATCTAGCGGACGGTAGGATGATAATTTTAACCTTATCATTGTTAGCAGAAGATAGACGTTCAAGAGATGAACTTCAGCAAAGAATGGTTCAGGTTAATGATTTAATTATCACGACACTCCACTCCCAAACAAGGAAAGATTTTGAGACAACAGAAGGCTTAGAATCTTATAAGCTATTATTACTTCAAAGATTAAATCAAATTATGGAACGTGGTACTATTATTGACGTATTTTATATTGAAAAGGTAATACAATAA
- a CDS encoding flagellar hook-length control protein FliK: MNMNVFFAEFDMQQQLLPKGKKNADMGSLFADVLLNKTLLAKGETVDASLFSYEFAEMFYALSANTGNSLVGSNTSKDQFGVSDQLFTDYLLASMVSEKLSNLENDNSDYLANITELKDLLASLSMKESKAIETLVESLLESLSTDFESGDVELKSLISELDTAKLSEAFGFLDIALVMLQQLIGASQKNIAKANSLSSSQDALFQHKHKLTNKSNLSANALEILAKLENNNALLKDLLQTMGKEADKARELISMLKQLIAKTEQKSFHEGSNNQQLVTNVKQIPLHLQQNMTLPRNTESKNSQSKASDVGSQEVKAATTVNTGEVKANIQQPVTEERNSINHQHQWQQTGKELQSRDTIAVANSQNASQEATKNSSSNEVRLNYTNPNELQKQIQELVVKQAKYVKKPNGQQSLIVNLQPANLGSIKIVVAANQGQLTASIITDTVMTKELIESTINNLRVALANTGIQLDRMEIQQQNQSNQSVAQSAGAQSHLQQQKRNQDHQDEQQQKKQKSSGRFDIDELEELALDFIADNNLDKRFVSHDGYSAAVNYTA; encoded by the coding sequence ATGAATATGAACGTATTTTTTGCTGAATTTGATATGCAGCAACAACTACTACCTAAGGGCAAAAAGAACGCAGACATGGGGAGTTTATTTGCTGATGTACTATTGAATAAAACCCTTCTGGCTAAAGGTGAAACTGTAGATGCTAGCTTGTTCTCCTATGAATTTGCTGAAATGTTTTATGCTTTGTCTGCTAATACTGGCAATTCGTTAGTTGGTTCTAACACTAGTAAAGACCAATTCGGAGTTAGTGACCAGTTATTCACAGATTATTTATTAGCTAGTATGGTTAGTGAGAAGCTCAGCAATCTGGAAAATGATAATAGTGATTACCTTGCTAATATTACTGAGTTGAAAGATTTACTTGCTAGTTTAAGCATGAAGGAAAGTAAAGCTATCGAGACGCTTGTAGAGAGTCTTTTGGAAAGTTTAAGTACAGATTTTGAATCTGGTGATGTTGAGTTAAAGTCTCTAATAAGCGAATTAGACACTGCAAAGTTATCTGAAGCATTTGGATTTTTGGACATCGCACTTGTGATGTTACAACAATTGATCGGCGCTTCTCAGAAGAATATAGCAAAAGCTAATTCTTTGTCGTCAAGTCAGGATGCTTTATTTCAACATAAGCATAAGCTCACTAATAAATCTAATTTATCTGCAAATGCTCTGGAGATACTTGCAAAGCTAGAGAATAATAATGCTTTGTTAAAGGATTTATTACAGACTATGGGCAAAGAGGCAGATAAAGCTCGAGAACTAATAAGCATGCTTAAGCAGCTTATAGCAAAGACTGAACAAAAATCTTTCCATGAAGGATCTAACAATCAACAGCTAGTAACAAATGTTAAGCAAATTCCATTACATCTACAGCAAAATATGACACTTCCTCGAAACACAGAGAGTAAGAACAGTCAATCAAAAGCAAGCGATGTTGGAAGTCAGGAAGTCAAAGCAGCTACAACAGTGAATACTGGGGAAGTAAAAGCTAATATACAACAACCAGTAACTGAAGAAAGAAACTCAATTAATCACCAACATCAGTGGCAGCAAACTGGTAAAGAGCTTCAAAGTAGAGATACCATAGCTGTTGCTAACAGTCAAAATGCAAGTCAAGAAGCTACAAAAAATTCAAGTTCAAACGAGGTTAGACTTAATTACACTAACCCTAACGAACTTCAAAAGCAAATTCAAGAACTTGTTGTTAAACAAGCAAAGTATGTTAAGAAGCCAAATGGTCAGCAATCTTTAATCGTCAATTTACAGCCAGCTAATCTAGGATCCATCAAAATAGTAGTTGCGGCAAATCAAGGTCAGTTAACTGCTAGTATAATTACTGACACTGTGATGACTAAGGAGTTAATCGAAAGCACAATAAACAACCTTCGAGTAGCTTTAGCCAATACAGGGATTCAGCTTGACAGAATGGAAATTCAACAGCAGAATCAGTCAAATCAATCTGTAGCTCAGTCGGCAGGTGCACAGTCACATTTACAACAGCAAAAACGCAACCAAGATCACCAAGATGAGCAGCAGCAGAAGAAACAAAAAAGTTCAGGTAGATTTGACATTGACGAATTAGAAGAACTGGCACTTGATTTTATCGCTGACAATAATCTTGATAAGCGCTTTGTAAGTCATGATGGATATTCTGCAGCAGTAAATTATACTGCTTAG